A region of Ramlibacter agri DNA encodes the following proteins:
- a CDS encoding LysR family transcriptional regulator produces MRFNKLDLNLLVALDAMLSETSISRAAEKLHMSQSAMSNALARLREYFDDELLVQVGRRMELTPRAELLRDAVHDVLLRVDTSIAAQPEFVPASADREFRVFVSDFTLSTLMPHVLARVHAEAPKVRFSLLPQTDDPARSLERGEVDLLVMPVDYCSASHPVETLFTEGFSCVVWSGGRFGREPLTFEQYASAGHVSMRPAVSQPVSFEGWVVQRYGLTRRDEVTTYSFASAPALVVGTDRIATVHSRLAQLAARYLPVTVHVPPLAFPEMKQSMQWHKYRSKDPGLSWLREVFLAAVADMDAALGAPGQASAGTRSAA; encoded by the coding sequence ATGCGCTTCAACAAACTGGATCTCAACCTGCTCGTCGCGCTCGACGCGATGCTGTCGGAGACGAGCATCAGCCGCGCCGCCGAGAAGCTGCACATGAGCCAGTCGGCCATGAGCAATGCGCTCGCGCGCCTGCGCGAATACTTCGACGACGAACTGCTGGTGCAGGTGGGCCGGCGCATGGAACTGACACCGCGGGCGGAGCTGTTGCGCGACGCGGTGCACGACGTGCTGCTGCGCGTGGACACCTCGATCGCCGCGCAACCCGAGTTCGTGCCCGCCAGCGCCGACCGCGAGTTCCGCGTGTTCGTTTCCGACTTCACGCTCAGCACGCTGATGCCGCACGTGCTGGCCCGCGTGCATGCCGAGGCGCCGAAGGTGCGCTTCTCGCTGCTGCCGCAGACCGACGATCCCGCGCGCTCGCTGGAGCGCGGCGAGGTGGACCTGCTGGTGATGCCGGTGGACTACTGCTCCGCCAGCCACCCGGTGGAGACGCTGTTCACCGAGGGCTTCAGCTGCGTGGTGTGGAGCGGCGGCCGCTTCGGCCGCGAGCCGCTGACCTTCGAGCAGTACGCGAGCGCGGGCCATGTGTCGATGCGGCCCGCGGTGTCGCAGCCGGTCTCCTTCGAGGGCTGGGTGGTGCAGCGCTACGGCCTGACGCGGCGCGACGAAGTCACGACCTACAGCTTCGCGTCCGCGCCCGCGCTGGTGGTGGGCACCGACCGCATCGCCACCGTGCACTCGCGGCTCGCCCAGCTGGCGGCGCGCTACCTGCCCGTCACCGTGCACGTCCCGCCGCTGGCCTTCCCCGAGATGAAGCAGTCCATGCAGTGGCACAAGTACCGCTCCAAGGACCCCGGCCTGTCGTGGCTGCGCGAGGTGTTCCTGGCCGCCGTGGCCGACATGGATGCGGCGCTGGGCGCGCCCGGTCAGGCCAGCGCGGGAACCAGGTCCGCGGCCTGA
- a CDS encoding FAD-dependent oxidoreductase, translated as MQVRSVAVIGAGLAGLACALAAARAGASVALLEARTAASGLPAHVDVVPNMLRDLVRLGVGEDCIRAGFAYRRSSAIGQRGQPLYAVDAERLAGPRYPAAIGITHAELHRVLAAAALEAGVRLHVGTPVEGVADDGAALLQLANGEQLRADLAVLACGAHSRLRERVFREPPLAASGAEWIYFLAPRPAGLDDALHAGTATGDKAHVVPVSGAFAGVRLSARHAPADLGAAAARQLLARFPGPVGALAADVPEDQPIARRVASPGLLRQPWARGCVLAAGDCAHAFPPHFGQSAAQAVEDAVVLGELLSRPEPNLPEAWLQRRSARVQQVMAIALQAARWDAAPDSDTDLLQLARALDQVVRQPA; from the coding sequence ATGCAGGTGCGATCGGTCGCTGTGATCGGAGCGGGCTTGGCCGGACTGGCGTGCGCGCTGGCGGCCGCGCGCGCCGGTGCGAGCGTAGCCCTGCTCGAAGCGCGTACCGCAGCCAGCGGCTTGCCCGCCCATGTCGACGTCGTTCCGAACATGCTGCGCGACCTCGTGCGCCTCGGCGTTGGCGAGGACTGCATCCGCGCCGGCTTCGCCTATCGCCGCAGCAGCGCGATCGGGCAACGCGGCCAGCCGCTGTATGCCGTCGATGCCGAACGCCTCGCCGGTCCGCGCTATCCAGCCGCCATCGGCATCACGCATGCGGAGTTGCACCGGGTGTTGGCCGCAGCTGCGCTCGAAGCCGGCGTGCGCCTGCACGTGGGCACGCCGGTCGAAGGCGTTGCGGACGACGGCGCCGCGCTGCTGCAACTTGCCAACGGTGAGCAGCTGCGCGCCGACCTCGCGGTCCTGGCCTGCGGCGCGCACAGTCGCCTGCGCGAACGCGTGTTCCGCGAGCCGCCGCTCGCGGCCAGCGGCGCCGAGTGGATCTACTTCCTGGCGCCCCGCCCCGCGGGCCTCGACGACGCGCTGCATGCCGGCACGGCCACCGGCGACAAGGCGCACGTCGTCCCCGTGAGCGGCGCCTTCGCCGGCGTGCGGTTGTCGGCGCGCCATGCGCCCGCGGATCTCGGTGCTGCCGCCGCCCGCCAGTTGCTCGCGCGCTTCCCCGGCCCGGTGGGCGCGCTCGCCGCGGACGTGCCCGAGGACCAGCCCATTGCGCGCCGCGTCGCCAGCCCTGGCCTGCTGCGCCAGCCCTGGGCGCGCGGCTGCGTGCTGGCCGCCGGCGATTGCGCCCACGCCTTCCCGCCGCACTTCGGCCAGTCGGCCGCGCAGGCGGTGGAGGACGCCGTGGTGCTCGGCGAACTGTTGTCCCGGCCCGAGCCCAACCTGCCCGAAGCCTGGCTGCAACGCCGCAGCGCGCGCGTGCAGCAGGTGATGGCCATCGCCTTGCAGGCGGCGCGCTGGGACGCCGCCCCCGACAGCGACACCGATTTGCTGCAGCTGGCCCGCGCGCTCGACCAGGTCGTGCGGCAACCGGCATGA
- a CDS encoding DUF1302 domain-containing protein — protein sequence MKTIHHENEEENILIATHRSPALPRRSLLAAAALLACTGSHAFEFDTGNPELKIRWDNSVKYSAAFRVGDRSPGLSQTAFGPGGIVGPNNINQDDGDNNFGKGLVSNRLDLLSELDMSWRNWGARVSGAGWYDSVYNGSTHNTSGTSNHNPASEFPGDTRKLMGRDAEILDAFVFGKFDLAERPASFRLGRHTLLWGESLFFGANGIAGGQAPVDLIKLLSVPNSTFKEIAMPTGKVSGQMQVSDAVTLGGYYGYEWQATRLIPAGAYLSTSDSMGPGAERINAGATGTFQRTPDQEPPNSGQYGLQMRYRADAIDTDFGLYAIRFHATSPSNIYTTLTGFPPALSASTYRWVYGEGIRAYGASFAKSINEWGLAGEVSVRDNQPLSSSGATILPNIGVGTTFDNNGNPGYAVGRTGHAQFSWLASLGPNFLARESSFLGEFAWNTRLKVTKGEQFLNPNATRSAWAMRTVYAPTYRQAMAGWDITPSVGVGYTYGRSSALGPGFGPDKGGDMNFGVSGVYLTRWTLSLNYVHYYGAEGSTLDNNNNAQFKQSLKDRDYVSVSLRTTF from the coding sequence ATGAAAACGATCCACCACGAGAACGAAGAGGAGAACATCTTGATCGCGACCCATCGCTCCCCCGCGCTGCCGCGGCGCTCCCTGCTCGCAGCCGCCGCGCTGCTGGCCTGCACCGGCAGCCATGCCTTCGAATTCGACACCGGCAATCCCGAGCTCAAGATCCGCTGGGACAACTCGGTGAAGTACAGCGCCGCCTTCCGCGTGGGCGACCGCTCGCCGGGCCTGTCGCAGACGGCCTTCGGCCCCGGCGGCATCGTCGGCCCGAACAACATCAACCAGGACGACGGCGACAACAACTTCGGCAAGGGCCTGGTGTCGAACCGCCTGGACCTGCTCAGCGAGCTGGACATGTCGTGGCGCAACTGGGGTGCGCGCGTCAGCGGCGCCGGCTGGTACGACTCGGTCTACAACGGCAGCACGCACAACACCAGCGGCACCTCCAACCACAACCCGGCCAGCGAATTCCCCGGCGACACGCGCAAGCTGATGGGCCGCGACGCGGAGATCCTGGACGCCTTCGTGTTCGGCAAGTTCGACCTGGCCGAACGCCCGGCCTCCTTCCGCCTCGGCCGCCACACGCTGCTGTGGGGCGAGAGCCTGTTCTTCGGCGCCAACGGCATCGCCGGTGGCCAGGCGCCGGTGGACCTGATCAAGCTGCTGTCGGTGCCGAACTCCACCTTCAAGGAGATCGCGATGCCCACCGGCAAGGTGTCCGGGCAGATGCAGGTGAGCGACGCGGTCACGCTGGGCGGCTACTACGGCTACGAATGGCAGGCGACGCGGCTGATCCCGGCAGGCGCCTATCTCTCCACCAGCGACTCGATGGGTCCGGGCGCCGAGCGCATCAACGCCGGGGCGACCGGCACCTTCCAGCGCACGCCGGACCAGGAGCCGCCGAACAGCGGCCAGTACGGCCTGCAGATGCGCTACCGCGCCGACGCCATCGACACCGACTTCGGCCTGTACGCGATCCGCTTCCACGCGACCTCGCCCAGCAACATCTACACGACGCTGACGGGCTTCCCGCCCGCGCTCAGCGCGTCCACCTACCGCTGGGTGTACGGCGAGGGCATCCGCGCCTATGGCGCGAGCTTCGCCAAGTCGATCAACGAATGGGGCCTGGCCGGCGAAGTGTCGGTCCGCGACAACCAGCCGCTCTCCAGTTCGGGCGCCACCATCCTGCCGAACATCGGCGTGGGCACGACCTTCGACAACAACGGCAACCCCGGCTACGCGGTGGGCCGCACGGGCCACGCGCAATTCTCCTGGCTCGCCAGCCTGGGCCCGAACTTCCTGGCGCGCGAGTCCAGCTTCCTCGGCGAATTCGCCTGGAACACCCGCCTGAAAGTCACCAAGGGCGAGCAGTTCCTCAACCCCAACGCGACCCGCTCGGCCTGGGCCATGCGCACCGTGTATGCGCCGACCTACCGGCAGGCCATGGCCGGCTGGGACATCACGCCCAGCGTCGGCGTGGGCTACACCTACGGCCGCTCCTCGGCCCTGGGCCCGGGCTTCGGCCCCGACAAGGGCGGCGACATGAACTTCGGCGTGAGCGGCGTGTACCTGACGCGCTGGACCTTGTCGCTGAACTACGTGCACTACTACGGCGCCGAGGGCTCGACCCTGGACAACAACAACAACGCGCAGTTCAAGCAATCCCTGAAGGATCGCGACTACGTCTCGGTCTCGCTGCGCACCACCTTCTGA
- a CDS encoding DUF1329 domain-containing protein, giving the protein MNLRHIAQLTLLAAVAASFGAQAGVGADEAAKLKTTLTPLGGDKAASKDGGIPAWTGGYTQAIPGDKPGGRRGDPFKSEKPLYTVTAANMAQYADKLTDGVKAMLAKYPNTYKLDVYPTHRTAVAPQWVYDNTFKNATRARLDGNIPVDAYGGIPFPLPKNGLEAIWNHKLAWRGASWEADFNQYQITSDGKTVLTTSGNIKQTMPYYYEDGSPEKFAGYFWTVNLVNDGPPIRAGEMIVGRENMDSAKSSAYVYLTGQRRVRKLPNACCDTPTPASAGLMSFDELSVFSGKTDLFDWKLVGKKEMLVPYNENRFLQARDADIIKGQHLNPEHVRWELHRVWVVEADLKPGQRHQAPKGKYYLDEDTWQAMLGDRWDANGQLWKTFWGFNYVMPDFPGAVQQTFGFYDLLSGQAYVSNVLNDKSYHHKATPRWPDNIFTGEGLAAQGVR; this is encoded by the coding sequence ATGAACCTGCGCCACATCGCGCAACTCACGCTGCTCGCCGCGGTCGCCGCCTCCTTCGGCGCGCAGGCCGGCGTCGGCGCCGACGAAGCCGCCAAGCTGAAGACGACGCTCACGCCGCTGGGCGGCGACAAGGCCGCCAGCAAGGACGGCGGCATCCCTGCCTGGACCGGCGGCTACACGCAGGCCATTCCCGGCGACAAGCCGGGCGGCCGTCGCGGCGACCCTTTCAAGAGCGAGAAGCCGCTCTACACCGTCACCGCCGCCAACATGGCGCAGTACGCCGACAAGCTCACCGACGGCGTGAAGGCGATGCTGGCGAAGTATCCCAACACGTACAAGCTGGACGTGTACCCGACGCACCGCACCGCCGTGGCCCCGCAATGGGTGTACGACAACACCTTCAAGAACGCCACGCGCGCGCGCCTGGACGGCAACATCCCGGTGGACGCCTATGGCGGCATTCCCTTCCCGCTGCCGAAGAACGGGCTGGAAGCCATCTGGAACCACAAGCTGGCGTGGCGCGGCGCTTCGTGGGAAGCGGACTTCAACCAGTACCAGATCACGTCCGATGGCAAGACGGTCCTCACCACCAGCGGCAACATCAAGCAGACCATGCCGTACTACTACGAGGACGGCAGCCCGGAGAAATTCGCCGGCTACTTCTGGACGGTGAACCTGGTGAACGACGGCCCGCCCATCCGCGCCGGCGAGATGATCGTCGGCCGCGAGAACATGGATTCCGCCAAGAGCTCGGCCTACGTGTACCTCACGGGCCAGCGCCGCGTGCGCAAGCTGCCCAATGCCTGCTGCGACACGCCGACGCCCGCGAGCGCGGGCCTGATGTCCTTCGACGAGCTGAGCGTGTTCTCCGGCAAGACCGACCTGTTCGACTGGAAGCTGGTGGGCAAGAAGGAGATGCTGGTTCCCTACAACGAGAACCGCTTCCTGCAGGCCAGGGACGCCGACATCATCAAGGGCCAGCACCTGAACCCCGAGCACGTGCGCTGGGAACTGCACCGCGTGTGGGTGGTGGAAGCGGACCTGAAGCCGGGCCAGCGCCACCAGGCGCCCAAGGGCAAGTACTACCTGGACGAGGACACCTGGCAAGCGATGCTGGGTGACCGCTGGGACGCCAACGGCCAGTTGTGGAAGACCTTCTGGGGCTTCAACTACGTGATGCCGGACTTCCCCGGCGCGGTGCAGCAGACCTTCGGCTTCTATGACCTGCTCTCGGGCCAGGCCTACGTGTCGAACGTGCTGAACGACAAGTCCTACCACCACAAGGCGACGCCGCGCTGGCCGGACAACATCTTCACCGGCGAAGGCCTCGCGGCCCAGGGCGTGCGCTGA
- a CDS encoding WD40/YVTN/BNR-like repeat-containing protein, whose translation MLRFASCLLAACAALGAARAAPVVDALDRPALMVREPARAVLLASARCGERVVAVGERGIVVTSDDAGRSWRQARVPVSVTLTAVRCADAHTAYAAGHGGVVLASTDGGLTWAKRLDGRRAAQLALDAARSGGDARAVQDAQRLVADGPDKPFLDLHFFDARHGLVVGAYGLAFATEDGGQTWQPWMQRLPNPKGNHFYALRVQGDTLLLAGEQGLVLLSTDAGRSFRKLELPYQGSFFTAELAGRDMIVAGLRGNAWRSSDGGANWAQLAAPSPVSFTASTVLPGDGVLLANQAGELLRVDGSSLTPVQLPALPPLNALQALGAHALLALGVQGAIPVPLP comes from the coding sequence GTGCTGCGATTCGCTTCCTGCCTGCTGGCCGCCTGCGCGGCCCTGGGTGCGGCCCGCGCCGCGCCCGTGGTCGACGCACTGGACCGGCCCGCGCTGATGGTGCGCGAGCCGGCCCGCGCGGTGCTGCTGGCTTCCGCCCGCTGCGGCGAGCGCGTCGTCGCCGTCGGCGAGCGCGGCATCGTCGTCACCTCCGACGATGCCGGCCGCTCGTGGCGGCAGGCGCGCGTGCCGGTGTCGGTGACCTTGACCGCGGTGCGTTGCGCCGACGCGCACACGGCTTACGCCGCCGGCCATGGCGGCGTGGTGCTGGCCAGCACCGATGGCGGCCTCACCTGGGCGAAGCGCCTGGACGGCCGCCGCGCGGCGCAGCTGGCGCTGGACGCGGCACGTTCAGGCGGCGACGCCCGCGCAGTGCAGGACGCGCAGCGGCTCGTGGCCGACGGTCCCGACAAGCCCTTCCTGGACCTGCACTTCTTCGACGCGCGCCACGGCCTGGTCGTCGGCGCCTACGGCCTGGCCTTCGCCACCGAAGACGGCGGCCAGACCTGGCAGCCGTGGATGCAGCGCCTGCCCAATCCCAAGGGCAACCACTTCTATGCGCTGCGCGTGCAGGGCGACACCTTGCTGCTCGCCGGCGAGCAGGGCCTGGTGCTGCTGTCAACGGACGCCGGCCGCAGCTTCCGCAAGCTGGAGCTGCCTTACCAGGGCAGCTTCTTCACCGCCGAACTGGCGGGCCGGGACATGATCGTCGCCGGCCTGCGCGGCAACGCCTGGCGCAGCAGCGATGGCGGGGCGAACTGGGCCCAGCTCGCTGCGCCGTCGCCGGTGTCCTTTACTGCGTCGACCGTGCTGCCCGGCGACGGCGTGCTGCTGGCCAACCAGGCCGGCGAGCTGCTGCGCGTCGACGGCTCTTCCTTGACTCCGGTGCAGCTGCCCGCGCTGCCGCCGCTGAACGCGCTGCAAGCACTGGGCGCCCATGCCCTTCTTGCCCTGGGTGTCCAGGGCGCCATCCCTGTTCCGCTTCCGTGA
- a CDS encoding efflux RND transporter permease subunit, which translates to MQTFDPRSGSTVERALFNHRRIVLLLCALVTLLLGWQATRLQLNASFEKTIPAHHPYIRNFLGYQKELSGLGNAVRIAVAPRQGTIYDARYLETLRKISDEVFLVPGVDRMRMKSLWTPSTRWVGVTEEGLEGGPVIPDQYDGGPGSLQKLAANVARSGEIGQLVARDATSTVIFVPLLPTDPQGKALDYRALSDRLDAIRAKYEAQGVDIHVTGFAKIMGDLIDGVRAVLAFFAIAVAIAAAMVFWYTRCIRSTLLVVAASLVAVVWQLGLLPTLGYALDPYSILVPFLVFAIGMSHGAQKMNGIMQDIGRGADKLVAARLTFRRLFLAGLTALLADAVGFAVLLVIDIQVIRELAIAASMGVAALIFTNLILLPVLLSYTGVSAKAAARSLRAEAAEAAGADRHPLWAALDRFTRKPWATFAVVAAVALGALGLAVSSQLKIGDLDPGAPELRPDSRYNRDAAFMTASYGASSDVLAVMVKTPDGQCARYDTLKRIDALEWELRQLDGVETTNALPLLSRRVLSGLNEANPKWYEFLPNQEMLNTITAGAPRGLYNETCGLLTVYVYLKDHKADTLARVVTHVEGFARENDTADVQFLLAAGSAGIEAATNIVVRDAWRQMLLLVYAAVVALCFITFRSWRAVVVAVVPLVLTSVLAEALMVVLGIGVKVATLPVIALGVGIGVDYALYILSVTLAQMREGKSLSEAYYRALLFTGKVVMLTGITLAIGVVTWVASPIKFQADMGVLLAFMFLWNMLGALVLLPALGHFLLRPKARSVTVAAPASGAEVLAK; encoded by the coding sequence ATGCAAACCTTCGATCCGCGCTCGGGCTCCACCGTCGAACGCGCCCTGTTCAACCACCGCCGCATCGTGCTGCTGCTGTGCGCGCTGGTGACGCTGCTGCTCGGATGGCAAGCCACGCGCCTGCAGCTGAACGCCAGCTTCGAGAAGACCATTCCCGCCCACCACCCGTACATCCGCAACTTCCTGGGCTACCAGAAGGAGCTGAGCGGGCTGGGCAACGCGGTGCGCATCGCCGTCGCCCCGCGCCAGGGGACGATCTACGACGCGCGCTACCTGGAGACGCTGCGCAAGATCAGCGACGAGGTCTTCCTGGTGCCCGGTGTCGACCGCATGCGCATGAAGTCGCTGTGGACGCCGTCCACGCGCTGGGTGGGCGTGACGGAAGAGGGCCTGGAAGGCGGCCCGGTCATTCCCGACCAATACGACGGTGGGCCCGGCAGCCTGCAGAAGCTGGCGGCCAACGTCGCGCGCTCGGGTGAGATCGGCCAGCTGGTGGCGCGCGACGCCACCTCCACGGTCATCTTCGTGCCGCTGCTGCCGACCGACCCGCAGGGCAAGGCACTGGATTACCGCGCGCTGTCGGATCGCCTCGATGCGATCCGCGCCAAGTACGAAGCGCAGGGTGTGGACATCCACGTGACCGGCTTCGCCAAGATCATGGGCGACCTCATCGACGGCGTGCGCGCGGTGCTGGCCTTCTTCGCCATCGCGGTGGCCATCGCCGCGGCCATGGTGTTCTGGTACACGCGCTGCATCCGCTCCACCTTGCTGGTGGTCGCCGCATCGCTCGTCGCCGTGGTCTGGCAGCTGGGCTTGCTGCCCACGCTGGGCTACGCGCTGGACCCGTATTCGATCCTGGTGCCCTTCCTGGTGTTCGCCATCGGCATGAGCCATGGCGCGCAGAAGATGAACGGCATCATGCAGGACATCGGCCGCGGCGCCGACAAGCTGGTCGCTGCGCGCCTGACCTTCCGCCGCCTGTTCCTGGCCGGCCTGACGGCGCTGCTGGCGGATGCGGTCGGCTTTGCGGTGCTGCTGGTGATCGACATCCAGGTGATCCGCGAGCTGGCCATCGCCGCTTCGATGGGCGTCGCCGCGCTGATCTTCACCAACCTGATCCTGCTGCCGGTGCTGCTGTCGTACACCGGCGTGAGCGCCAAGGCCGCGGCACGCAGCCTGCGGGCGGAAGCCGCCGAAGCCGCGGGGGCCGACCGGCATCCGCTGTGGGCGGCGCTGGACCGCTTCACGCGCAAGCCCTGGGCGACGTTCGCGGTCGTGGCCGCCGTCGCTCTCGGCGCGCTGGGCCTGGCCGTGAGCAGCCAGCTGAAGATCGGCGACCTGGACCCGGGCGCGCCGGAGCTGCGCCCGGACAGCCGCTACAACCGCGACGCTGCGTTCATGACCGCGAGCTACGGCGCCTCCAGCGACGTGCTGGCGGTGATGGTGAAGACGCCGGACGGCCAGTGCGCGCGCTACGACACCTTGAAGCGCATCGACGCGCTGGAGTGGGAACTGCGCCAGCTCGATGGCGTGGAGACCACCAATGCGCTGCCACTGCTGTCGCGCCGCGTGCTGTCCGGCCTGAACGAGGCCAACCCGAAGTGGTACGAGTTCCTCCCCAACCAGGAGATGCTGAACACCATCACGGCGGGCGCGCCGCGCGGCCTCTACAACGAGACCTGCGGCCTGCTGACGGTATACGTCTACCTGAAGGACCACAAGGCCGACACCCTGGCCCGCGTGGTGACGCACGTGGAAGGCTTCGCCCGCGAGAACGACACGGCCGACGTCCAGTTCCTGCTCGCCGCGGGTTCCGCCGGCATCGAGGCCGCCACCAACATCGTCGTCCGTGACGCCTGGCGGCAGATGCTGCTGCTGGTCTACGCCGCGGTCGTGGCGCTGTGCTTCATCACCTTCCGCTCCTGGCGCGCCGTGGTCGTCGCGGTCGTGCCGCTGGTGCTGACCTCGGTGCTGGCCGAAGCGCTGATGGTGGTGCTGGGCATAGGCGTGAAGGTGGCGACCCTGCCGGTGATCGCGCTGGGTGTCGGCATCGGCGTCGACTACGCGCTCTACATCCTGTCGGTGACGCTGGCGCAGATGCGCGAGGGCAAGAGCCTGTCGGAAGCCTACTACCGCGCCCTGCTGTTCACGGGCAAGGTCGTGATGCTGACCGGCATCACCCTGGCCATCGGCGTCGTCACCTGGGTGGCGAGCCCCATCAAGTTCCAGGCCGACATGGGCGTGCTGCTGGCCTTCATGTTCCTCTGGAACATGCTGGGCGCACTGGTGCTGCTGCCGGCGCTGGGGCATTTCCTGCTGCGGCCGAAGGCACGCAGCGTGACCGTTGCCGCGCCCGCATCCGGCGCGGAGGTGCTTGCCAAATGA
- a CDS encoding MBL fold metallo-hydrolase has translation MKALFSLLLALGLATTAAAETRVVTLGTQGGPLPSATRAQPANALVVNGRIYLVDAGNGVAHQLVAAGLDHRKVDRIFITHNHDDHNADWGTLLGLQWSTGRRADTHVYGPAGTEAMLQGFIQYFTPNMRIRMADSPGYPAPQKTWHAHDITGSGKVYQDDLVTVTAMENCHYAPGREGADKSFSYRFQTPDEVVVFGGDTGKCPQLVDFVRGADLLVHEVIALPLIEQAMRRELPPQIAEGLMRHMRDEHTTAEDVGRLAAAAQVKKVVLTHVIPGRDEPDATYLDAVKKHYDGPAVVARDLMAF, from the coding sequence ATGAAAGCCCTGTTCTCCCTTCTCCTCGCCCTTGGCCTCGCTACGACGGCCGCCGCCGAAACGCGGGTCGTCACGCTCGGCACGCAAGGTGGCCCACTGCCGTCGGCGACGCGGGCGCAGCCCGCCAACGCGCTCGTCGTCAACGGCCGCATCTACCTGGTCGACGCCGGCAACGGCGTGGCCCACCAGCTGGTGGCGGCCGGCCTGGACCACCGCAAGGTGGACCGCATCTTCATCACGCACAACCACGACGACCACAACGCCGATTGGGGCACCTTGCTGGGCCTGCAGTGGAGCACGGGCCGGCGCGCCGACACGCACGTCTACGGGCCGGCCGGCACCGAGGCCATGCTGCAGGGCTTCATCCAGTACTTCACGCCCAACATGCGCATCCGCATGGCCGATAGTCCCGGCTACCCGGCGCCGCAGAAGACCTGGCACGCGCACGACATCACCGGCTCGGGCAAGGTCTACCAGGACGACCTGGTCACGGTCACGGCCATGGAGAACTGCCACTACGCGCCCGGCCGTGAAGGCGCGGACAAGTCTTTTTCCTACCGCTTCCAGACGCCGGACGAAGTGGTCGTGTTCGGCGGCGACACCGGCAAGTGCCCGCAGCTGGTGGACTTCGTCCGTGGCGCCGACCTGCTGGTGCACGAGGTCATAGCCCTGCCGCTGATCGAGCAGGCCATGCGGCGCGAGCTGCCGCCGCAGATCGCCGAAGGCCTGATGCGCCACATGCGCGACGAGCACACCACCGCCGAAGATGTCGGCCGGCTGGCAGCCGCCGCGCAGGTGAAGAAGGTCGTCCTCACCCACGTGATCCCGGGCCGCGACGAGCCCGACGCGACCTACCTGGACGCGGTGAAGAAGCACTACGACGGCCCGGCCGTCGTGGCCCGCGACCTGATGGCGTTCTGA
- a CDS encoding DoxX family protein, which produces MQDSKILVIAGRILIAALFLPAALGKLANFAGTTGMIASKGLPLPAVAAALVIALELGASLSLLAGFRTRWAAIALALFTVAAGLLFHDFWAAPAAAAMGQQQAFFKNLGIAGGLLLFAALGPGPLTLDSRKAS; this is translated from the coding sequence GTGCAAGACAGCAAGATCCTCGTCATCGCCGGCCGCATCCTGATCGCCGCACTGTTCCTGCCGGCGGCGCTGGGCAAGCTCGCCAACTTCGCGGGCACCACAGGAATGATCGCCAGCAAGGGCCTGCCCCTGCCGGCCGTGGCCGCCGCGCTGGTGATCGCACTGGAGCTGGGCGCCTCGCTCTCCCTGCTGGCCGGCTTCCGCACGCGCTGGGCCGCGATTGCGCTCGCCCTCTTCACCGTCGCCGCCGGCCTGTTGTTCCACGACTTCTGGGCCGCGCCCGCCGCAGCCGCCATGGGCCAGCAGCAGGCCTTCTTCAAGAACCTCGGCATCGCCGGCGGCCTGCTGCTGTTCGCGGCGCTCGGCCCCGGCCCGCTCACCCTCGATTCCCGCAAGGCAAGCTAA